In a single window of the Vitis vinifera cultivar Pinot Noir 40024 chromosome 6, ASM3070453v1 genome:
- the LOC109122819 gene encoding uncharacterized protein LOC109122819: protein MGFGGLLTFACRKLRYELCGWLISQYDFTYHRLKMATGSAVNVNEQHVSQVMSIPNSGEDLVIVKRTGPSNRIYTLRVLEQNLDNLPVGDDFLKSFLIFSCATLLAPNSKLEGSHDLWDTIWDSNLGVQRNWAKFLLQHLEDDIREYRQKQPTYIRGCLMFLQLLLR, encoded by the exons ATGGGATTTGGGGGCCTGCTAACATTTGCCTGTCGGAAGCTGAGATATGAGCTGTGCGGGTGGCTCATATCTCAATATGACTTTACCTACCACAGGCTTAAAATGGCAACTGGCAGTGCTGTCAATGTTAATGAACAACATGTCAGCCAAGTCATGAGCATCCCTAACTCCGGGGAAGACTTGGTTATTGTTAAGAGAACAGGCCCCTCCAACCGCATATACACTCTCAGGGTTTTGGAGCAAAACCTTGACAATCTGCCCGTTGgtgatgattttttaaaatcatttttaattttttcttgtgCCACTCTACTGGCACCTAATTCCAAACTTGAAGGAAGCCATGACCTATGGGACACCATATGGGATTCTAATCTTGGTGTCCAAAGGAATTGGGCTAAGTTTCTGCTGCAACACTTAGAGGACGACATTAGGGAATATCGGCAAAAGCAGCCTACTTACATCCGAGGCTGCCTCATGTTCCTTCAG TTATTGTTGAGGTGA